A region from the Actinomycetota bacterium genome encodes:
- a CDS encoding SprT family zinc-dependent metalloprotease, with protein MRVRESRRAKTLRIIVGPRRPLEVIVPRGLGAGDVDAFLEEKRRWVETKIAEARAISDRPPELGLERAGTVWLAGRELPIERRNARRAIAMVEGDRLVVFGPDESAAAAVERWYRREARRRVADVVRREAERLGYEYQAIGIRDPRTRWGSCSRRGNLSFSWRLLLGPDDVLEYVVVHELCHLREPSHRKPFWRLLESVRPGWQEQARWLREHGQELHAYDPAVSLASASPSPPLATAAG; from the coding sequence GTGCGTGTCCGCGAATCGCGGCGCGCGAAGACCTTACGGATCATCGTCGGGCCGCGCCGACCGCTGGAGGTGATCGTTCCCCGCGGCCTCGGCGCCGGAGACGTCGACGCCTTCCTCGAGGAGAAGCGCCGTTGGGTCGAGACCAAGATCGCCGAAGCGCGCGCGATCAGCGACCGGCCTCCCGAGCTTGGCCTCGAACGCGCCGGCACCGTCTGGCTCGCAGGCCGCGAGCTTCCGATCGAGCGCCGCAACGCACGACGCGCGATCGCGATGGTGGAGGGCGATCGCTTGGTTGTCTTCGGCCCCGACGAGAGTGCGGCGGCGGCCGTCGAGCGTTGGTACCGCCGTGAGGCGCGCCGTCGCGTAGCGGATGTCGTGCGGCGGGAGGCCGAGCGGCTCGGGTACGAGTACCAGGCGATCGGCATCCGCGACCCGCGCACGCGCTGGGGCTCGTGCTCGCGTCGCGGCAACCTCTCGTTCTCTTGGCGGCTGCTGCTTGGGCCCGACGACGTGCTCGAGTACGTCGTCGTGCACGAGCTCTGCCATCTTCGCGAGCCGAGTCACCGGAAACCGTTCTGGCGACTGCTCGAGTCGGTTCGACCGGGCTGGCAGGAGCAGGCGCGGTGGCTCCGCGAGCACGGACAGGAGCTGCACGCGTACGACCCAGCTGTCTCATTGGCGAGCGCTTCCCCGTCTCCACCGCTCGCGACGGCTGCTGGTTAG
- the qatD gene encoding Qat anti-phage system TatD family nuclease QatD — translation MSLYVDSHCHIDRFDDPPAVLDAAERAGVVTIAVTELPSHFQMLQTQLRGRERVRVALGFHPLVVPRDLAHELALFRRMLERTDYIGEVGLDHSQQGRDSARRQREVFERILALPEIGKKVLTVHSRGAEKETIELLAAAGTTAILHWYSGPLRAIERALEAGLYFSVNPAMLGSKNGGRVIAALPHERVVTETDAPYTKVGGRPSEPRDVPTVVLELAHRWGLTPDEARDSIFTTMSEIHRSAKTASAETV, via the coding sequence CTGAGCCTGTACGTCGACAGCCACTGTCACATCGACCGCTTCGACGACCCGCCGGCGGTACTCGACGCCGCCGAACGCGCCGGCGTGGTCACCATCGCCGTCACCGAGTTGCCGTCGCACTTCCAGATGCTGCAGACGCAACTGCGCGGGCGCGAGCGCGTCCGCGTCGCACTCGGCTTCCACCCGCTCGTCGTGCCACGCGACCTCGCCCACGAGCTGGCTCTGTTCCGGCGCATGCTCGAACGGACCGACTACATCGGAGAGGTCGGGCTCGACCACTCGCAGCAAGGGCGCGACTCAGCACGGCGACAACGGGAGGTCTTCGAGCGGATCCTGGCGCTCCCCGAGATCGGCAAGAAGGTGCTGACGGTGCACTCGAGAGGCGCCGAGAAGGAGACAATCGAGCTGCTGGCCGCCGCGGGCACGACCGCGATCTTGCACTGGTATTCGGGCCCGCTCAGGGCGATCGAACGGGCGCTCGAGGCCGGGCTCTACTTCTCGGTCAACCCAGCCATGCTGGGCAGCAAGAACGGAGGCCGCGTCATCGCCGCCTTGCCGCACGAGCGCGTCGTCACGGAGACCGATGCCCCCTACACGAAGGTTGGCGGGCGGCCTTCCGAGCCGCGCGACGTGCCGACGGTCGTCCTGGAACTCGCGCACAGGTGGGGACTTACGCCCGACGAGGCGCGCGATTCGATCTTCACGACGATGTCCGAGATCCACCGCAGCGCGAAAACGGCGTCGGCCGAGACGGTCTAA
- a CDS encoding HsdR family type I site-specific deoxyribonuclease, with product MLGTEKPVQQKIVGDLAAIGWRPVERKAMNELRQGRMGEALVEPLLVDALRQLNDDLSETESLQIVEALRRVTDSESFLEMLRDGFDIPLNPDQGSRHITVVDWLRPERNGYVVSDEFALETGAIREPRVDVACLINGIPLGLVETKAFNEDWKEAVSDFEGYWADAPELERYAAVCVATNGFRFRAAPSGARGVSSYAEWKDTWPYERPAAQEGEDRELEIGLLGLLDPHNLADVAANFVVFETRGGLTKKKLARYQQFRAANKLVRRVLDGEHDRGIVWHTQGSGKSLTMLFAGRKLKNVGLNNPTIFIVIDRRDLDDQINETFTACQFKGVSRATTRTRLSSLLSADARGVIITTVQKFDEQTSTLADRDNVIVLVDEAHRTHEGLYGMRMRGALPTAKLFAFTGTPIESSDHSTRRAFAPEIDGRYESYLDAYSPKEAIEDEATVEVVYEPRLVELAHFTGEDLDRSFAALVDELPEEEREKVKADAARLKVVAKAPARVAAVVTDALAYLRERTFPQGFKAQFVAVDREACALVADALLELGMPAEELAVIYTPHVKEDAKPENDHLRRWSADAQWRRLHGSQASGEDVVVDEDSELDVGEVQARKKFINAFKDDDSPLKVLIVTDMLLTGFDAPVEQVMFLDKPLRGAKLLQAIMRTNRPYPEKAKDRGVIVDYWGVFDRLQAAFAEFSPEDVEMAVLDLQSLKDSFPTLVAEALALVAAMPRDDDEYEQMMWLLRRFMGDKAAAESFEERFQAAQSAYETLAPDPALLPHLDDYRRLVRVRALWRRGARLDDRDSDFDIREYRPHTHALVQEAVAVERLRRDLPIYRIDGQYLKRLEEAPGSPEEKAAEVEAAIEYEIRARGGDTDPVARSLAERLERIRRQKEEADADMLSLLEDLVADWAAEKEAHEALGLSERAQGFLSLTRAQAPAGLGDDALVDLARRLDEAVAKHATVSDWAERDDVRRDIRGEAMRTLLADEQTRSFVTPAFLDELMTVATARESTTA from the coding sequence ATGCTCGGCACCGAGAAGCCCGTCCAGCAGAAGATCGTCGGCGATCTTGCCGCCATCGGTTGGCGCCCTGTCGAGCGCAAGGCGATGAACGAGCTGCGCCAGGGGCGCATGGGGGAGGCGCTCGTCGAGCCGCTGCTCGTCGACGCCCTGCGCCAGCTCAACGACGACCTCAGCGAGACCGAATCGCTGCAGATCGTCGAGGCGTTGCGGCGCGTCACCGACTCCGAGTCGTTCCTCGAGATGCTGCGCGACGGCTTCGACATCCCGCTCAATCCCGACCAGGGCTCGCGTCACATCACCGTCGTCGACTGGTTGCGTCCCGAGCGCAACGGCTACGTCGTCAGCGACGAGTTCGCGCTCGAGACCGGAGCGATCCGCGAGCCGCGGGTCGACGTCGCCTGCCTGATCAACGGCATCCCGCTCGGCCTGGTCGAAACCAAGGCTTTCAACGAGGACTGGAAGGAGGCCGTCTCGGACTTCGAGGGCTACTGGGCCGACGCGCCCGAGCTCGAGCGCTACGCAGCCGTCTGCGTCGCCACCAACGGCTTCCGCTTCCGCGCCGCGCCGAGTGGCGCGCGTGGCGTCTCGAGCTACGCCGAGTGGAAGGACACCTGGCCGTACGAGAGGCCGGCAGCGCAGGAGGGGGAAGACCGTGAGCTTGAGATCGGACTGCTCGGCCTGCTCGATCCGCACAACTTGGCCGACGTCGCCGCCAACTTCGTCGTCTTCGAGACGCGCGGCGGCCTCACCAAGAAGAAGCTGGCCCGCTACCAGCAATTCCGCGCCGCGAACAAGCTGGTAAGGCGCGTCCTCGACGGCGAGCACGATCGCGGCATCGTCTGGCACACCCAGGGCTCCGGCAAAAGCCTGACCATGCTCTTCGCCGGACGGAAGCTGAAGAACGTGGGACTCAACAACCCGACGATCTTCATCGTCATCGACCGCCGCGACCTCGACGACCAGATCAACGAGACGTTCACCGCGTGTCAGTTCAAGGGCGTCAGTCGAGCGACGACGCGCACCAGGCTCAGCTCGCTGCTCTCCGCCGACGCTCGCGGGGTCATCATCACCACGGTCCAGAAGTTCGACGAGCAGACGTCGACGCTGGCCGACCGCGACAACGTGATCGTCCTCGTCGACGAGGCCCACCGCACGCATGAGGGCCTCTACGGGATGCGCATGCGCGGCGCGCTGCCGACGGCGAAGTTGTTCGCCTTCACCGGCACGCCGATCGAGTCGAGCGACCATTCGACTCGGCGGGCGTTCGCGCCGGAGATCGACGGCAGGTACGAGAGCTACCTCGACGCCTACTCGCCGAAGGAGGCGATCGAGGACGAGGCGACCGTCGAGGTCGTCTACGAGCCGCGGCTCGTCGAGCTGGCCCACTTCACAGGCGAAGACCTCGATCGCTCCTTCGCCGCCTTGGTCGACGAGCTGCCCGAGGAGGAGCGGGAGAAGGTCAAGGCCGATGCGGCGCGGCTGAAGGTGGTGGCCAAGGCGCCTGCGCGGGTCGCGGCGGTCGTGACCGACGCGCTCGCCTACCTCCGCGAGCGCACCTTCCCGCAGGGCTTCAAGGCCCAGTTCGTCGCCGTCGATCGTGAGGCCTGTGCGCTTGTCGCCGACGCTCTGCTCGAGCTCGGCATGCCGGCCGAGGAGCTCGCCGTCATCTACACCCCGCACGTCAAGGAGGACGCCAAGCCGGAGAACGATCATCTGCGCCGCTGGTCGGCCGACGCGCAGTGGCGCCGGCTGCACGGTTCGCAGGCGAGTGGGGAAGACGTCGTCGTCGACGAGGACTCCGAGCTCGACGTCGGCGAGGTGCAGGCGCGCAAGAAGTTCATCAACGCCTTCAAGGACGACGACTCGCCGCTCAAAGTGTTGATCGTCACCGACATGCTCTTAACCGGCTTCGACGCTCCGGTCGAGCAGGTGATGTTCCTCGACAAGCCGCTGCGAGGCGCCAAGCTTCTGCAGGCGATCATGCGCACCAACAGGCCCTACCCGGAGAAGGCCAAGGACCGCGGCGTGATCGTCGACTACTGGGGCGTCTTCGACCGCCTCCAGGCCGCGTTCGCCGAGTTCTCGCCCGAGGACGTCGAGATGGCCGTCCTCGACCTGCAGTCGCTCAAAGACAGCTTCCCGACGCTCGTTGCCGAGGCGCTCGCGCTCGTAGCTGCCATGCCGCGCGACGACGACGAGTACGAGCAGATGATGTGGTTGCTGCGCCGGTTCATGGGCGACAAGGCAGCGGCCGAGTCGTTCGAGGAGCGCTTCCAAGCCGCCCAGTCGGCCTACGAGACGCTGGCGCCGGACCCCGCGCTGCTGCCTCATCTCGATGACTACCGTCGGCTCGTGCGGGTGCGCGCACTGTGGCGGCGCGGGGCGAGGCTCGACGATCGCGACAGCGACTTCGACATCCGCGAGTACCGCCCGCACACGCATGCCCTCGTCCAAGAGGCGGTCGCCGTCGAGCGTCTCCGGCGCGACCTGCCGATCTACCGCATCGACGGCCAGTACCTCAAGCGCCTGGAGGAGGCGCCCGGTTCGCCAGAGGAGAAGGCAGCCGAGGTCGAGGCGGCGATCGAATACGAGATCCGCGCCCGCGGCGGCGACACGGATCCCGTCGCGCGCTCGCTGGCTGAACGGCTCGAGCGCATCCGTCGCCAGAAGGAGGAAGCCGATGCCGACATGCTCAGCCTGCTCGAAGACCTCGTCGCCGACTGGGCCGCCGAAAAGGAGGCCCACGAGGCGCTCGGCCTCTCCGAGCGCGCCCAAGGGTTCTTGAGCCTGACGCGTGCCCAGGCGCCGGCGGGTCTCGGCGACGACGCTCTCGTCGACCTGGCGCGGCGGCTCGACGAAGCCGTGGCCAAGCACGCGACGGTGAGCGACTGGGCCGAGCGCGACGATGTCCGTCGCGACATCCGCGGCGAGGCCATGCGGACGCTGCTGGCTGACGAGCAGACGCGATCGTTCGTGACGCCGGCGTTCCTCGACGAGCTGATGACCGTCGCGACAGCCAGGGAATCGACGACAGCATGA